From Drosophila suzukii chromosome 2R, CBGP_Dsuzu_IsoJpt1.0, whole genome shotgun sequence, a single genomic window includes:
- the hpo gene encoding serine/threonine-protein kinase hippo translates to MAGNMSSSSNGELKKLSEESLAQPPEKVFDIMYKLGEGSYGSVYKALHKESSSIVAIKLVPVESDLHEIIKEISIMQQCDSPYVVRYYGSYFKQYDLWICMEYCGAGSVSDIMRLRKKTLTEDEIATVLSDTLKGLVYLHLRRKIHRDIKAANILLNTEGYAKLADFGVAGQLTDTMAKRNTVIGTPFWMAPEVIEEIGYDCVADIWSLGITALEMAEGKPPYGDIHPMRAIFMIPQKPPPSFREPDRWSTEFIDFVSKCLVKEPDDRATATELLEHEFIRNAKHRSILKMMLEETCAIREQQRSNRSAGGLFASSQAKSLATQENGMLQNMMDNAFMEDPGTLVPEKFGEYQQSSASDATMIAHAEQGVDDGTLGPGGLRNLAKTAGPTATGAAASSAASPLDVPAVDSGTMVELESNLGTMVINSDSDDSTTAKQNDDQKPRNRYRPQFLEHFDRKNTGDARGDEKSMATEYFTPAAEQQQQQQQQHQEEQHLASGANDLNNWEHNMEMQFQQISAINQYGLQQHQQQQQVLMAYPLMNEQLIALNNQQNLLLSNAAPMGQQGIPAAAAAPAQPPPAYQNQHMHTQSHAYVEGEFEFLKFLTFDDLNQRLCNIDHEMELEIEQLNKKYNAKRQPIVDAMNAKRKRQQNINNNLIKI, encoded by the exons ATGGCGGGCAACATGTCCTCCAGCTCGAACGGCGAGCTGAAGAAGCTGTCGGAGGAGTCGCTGGCGCAACCGCCGGAGAAGGTCTTTGACATCATGTACAAGCTGGGCGAGGGCAGCTACGGATCGGTGTACAAGGCGCTGCACAAGGAGAGCAGCTCCATCGTGGCCATCAAACTGGTGCCCGTGGAGTCCGATCTGCACGAGATCATCAAGGAGATATCCATTATGCAACAGTGCGACTCACCGTATGTGGTGCGCTACTACGGCTCCTACTTCAAGCAGTACGACCTGTGGATCTGCATGGAGTATTGCGGCGCTGGCAGTGTCTCGGACATCATGCGGCTGCGCAAGAAGACGCTCACAGAGGACGAGATCGCCACCGTTCTGTCGGACACGCTGAAGGGACTGGTCTATCTGCATCTGCGGCGCAAGATCCACCGCGACATCAAGGCGGCCAACATCCTGCTCAACACCGAAGGCTATGCCAAGTTGGCCGACTTCGGAGTCGCCGGCCAGCTTACGGACACAATGGCCAAGAGAAACACAGTCATAGGTACTCCCTTCTGGATGGCACCCGAGGTGATCGAGGAGATTGGCTACGATTGTGTGGCCGACATATGGTCACTGGGCATCACCGCTTTGGAAATGGCCGAAGGAAAGCCGCCGTATGGCGACATTCATCCCATGCGAGCCATCTTCATGATTCCCCAGAAGCCCCCACCCTCGTTCCGCGAACCGGACCGCTGGAGCACTGAGTTCATCGACTTTGTGAGCAAGTGCCTGGTGAAGGAGCCGGACGACCGGGCCACGGCCACCGAGCTGCTGGAGCATGAGTTCATACGCAACGCCAAGCACCGATCCATCTTGAAGATGATGCTGGAGGAGACCTGTGCCATTCGCGAGCAGCAACGATCCAACCGAAGCGCTGGCGGACTGTTTGCGAGCAGCCAGGCCAAGAGTTTGGCCACCCAGGAGAACGGAATGCTTCAGAACATGATGGACAACGCGTTCATGGAGGATCCGGGTACGCTGGTGCCGGAGAAGTTCGGTGAATACCAACAGAGCTCGGCTTCAGATGCCACCATGATAGCGCATGCAGAGCAGGGAGTGGATGACGGCACTTTGGGACCGGGGGGCCTGAGGAACCTGGCCAAGACAGCGGGTCCAACGGCGACAGGCGCTGCGGCCTCGTCGGCAGCATCTCCTCTGGATGTGCCGGCAGTGGACAGCGGCACAATGGTGGAACTGGAGTCAAATTTGG GCACAATGGTAATCAACTCGGACTCGGATGACTCCACAACAGCCAAGCAAAATGACGATCAAAAGCCGCGAAATCGCTACCGGCCCCAGTTCCTGGAGCACTTCGACCGGAAAAACACGGGAGATGCTCGTGGCGATGAGAAGTCCATGGCCACCGAGTATTTCACTCCGGCAGCcgagcaacagcaacaacagcagcagcagcatcaggaAGAACAGCACCTGGCTAGCGGTGCCAACGACTTGAACAACTGGGAGCACAACATGGAAATGCAGTTCCAGCAGATCTCCGCCATTAATCAGTATGGGctgcagcagcatcagcagcagcagcaagttCTCATGGCCTATCCCCTGATGAACGAACAGCTCATTGCGCTCAACAATCAGCAGAATCTGCTGCTCAGCAATGCTGCGCCAATGGGCCAGCAGGGTATACCGGCAGCGGCTGCGGCTCCAGCTCAACCGCCGCCCGCATATCAGAACCAGCATATGCATACCCAATCGCATGCATACGTGGAGGGTGAGTTTGAGTTCCTCAAGTTCCTCACCTTTGACGATCTAAACCAGCGGCTGTGCAACATCGATCATGAGATGGAGCTGGAGATCGAACAACTGAACAAGAAATACAATGCCAAACGGCAGCCAATTGTTGACGCCATGAATGCGAAGCGCAAACGCCAGCAGAATATCAATAATAATCTGATTAAGATATAG
- the Ir56c gene encoding uncharacterized protein Ir56c, whose translation MQATILVCGLLLFSCHPNYGWNMQYVLNLLGPFARFKAFQEIVWFVSPHQRLEQVDEFIMRIDEAFGETATQTVVNNNTDMRMLHSSARRNHLSFVFTTGAEDPIMKVFSKVLLGRHFYFSMIMYVDKVGEMQPINELLIFAYNEQFLNSMVYFESEEGVNQLFGVTKFPTMTFENRTDFLTYMAKVWKKVFNARSDVGGFGFTTPLRQDLPHLFKSQGHYEGSTYRIIDTFVKFINGTFAELIMPRDALGGQVINMKEALQLVRDRKMEFCAHAYALFMPDEELEKTYPLLVVQWCLMVPLYNSVSTYYYPLQPFAWNVWFFALGALVGLTFLELMWLRMFGGWSGYQGALLDSFCYIINVPTEGQLQQPCLLRFLLLVTVFFHGFFLSAYYTSNLGSILTVNLFHAQINTMDDIVSAQLPVMIIDYEMEFLLNLNKELSEEFVKLLRPVDSAIFSEHQTRFNSSFAYFVTEDHWEFLDEQQKHLKQRLFKLSGICFGSYHLAFPLQMDSSLWRDIEYFTFRIHSMGLLNFYARSSFGSALHAGLVERLPENREYTSAGLQHLAIAFILLLVMSFLAGIVFVLEMVSRGSAILLFYYQ comes from the coding sequence ATGCAGGCAACGATTTTGGTTTGTGGTCTACTATTGTTTTCATGTCATCCGAACTATGGATGGAACATGCAATACGTGCTCAATCTGCTGGGTCCATTTGCTCGGTTTAAAGCGTTCCAGGAGATCGTATGGTTCGTAAGTCCTCATCAGCGCTTGGAACAAGTGGATGAGTTCATAATGCGCATAGACGAGGCCTTTGGCGAGACGGCCACTCAGACGGTGGTGAACAATAATACGGATATGCGAATGCTTCACTCCTCGGCCCGAAGGAACCACTTGAGCTTTGTGTTCACCACCGGAGCAGAGGATCCGATTATGAAGGTGTTTAGTAAAGTCTTGCTTGGGCGCCACTTCTACTTCTCGATGATAATGTACGTGGACAAGGTGGGTGAAATGCAACCGATTAACGAACTGCTGATCTTTGCCTACAATGAGCAGTTCTTAAACTCCATGGTTTACTTTGAGTCGGAGGAGGGAGTAAACCAGCTCTTCGGGGTTACCAAGTTCCCCACCATGACTTTCGAGAACCGAACGGACTTTTTGACGTACATGGCAAAGGTTTGGAAGAAGGTTTTTAATGCCCGCTCTGATGTGGGTGGCTTTGGATTCACCACGCCCTTACGTCAGGATCTTCCACATCTCTTCAAATCGCAGGGACACTACGAAGGTAGTACCTATAGGATCATTGATACCTTTGTGAAATTCATCAACGGTACATTTGCGGAGCTTATAATGCCAAGGGATGCTCTTGGTGGACAGGTGATCAATATGAAGGAGGCTTTGCAGTTAGTCCGTGATCGCAAGATGGAGTTCTGTGCCCATGCCTACGCCCTGTTTATGCCGGATGAGGAACTGGAGAAGACGTACCCCCTGCTGGTGGTGCAGTGGTGTTTGATGGTTCCCCTCTACAACAGTGTATCCACCTACTATTATCCCCTGCAGCCCTTCGCTTGGAACGTGTGGTTCTTCGCACTGGGAGCTCTTGTGGGACTGACTTTTCTGGAGCTGATGTGGCTCAGGATGTTTGGAGGTTGGTCAGGCTACCAGGGCGCTCTATTGGACTCTTTTTGCTATATCATCAATGTACCCACCGAGGGGCAGTTACAACAGCCCTGTCTGCTTCGCTTTCTTCTCCTGGTCACTGTATTTTTCCATGGATTCTTCCTTTCCGCCTACTACACCTCCAATTTGGGCAGCATTCTGACCGTGAATCTATTCCACGCACAGATCAACACTATGGATGACATAGTGAGTGCCCAGTTGCCTGTGATGATAATTGACTACGAGATGGAATTCCTGCTAAATCTGAATAAGGAGCTGTCCGAAGAGTTCGTCAAACTGCTACGTCCCGTGGACTCAGCTATTTTCTCAGAGCACCAGACGAGATTCAATAGCTCCTTTGCCTACTTCGTCACCGAGGATCACTGGGAGTTTCTCGACGAGCAGCAGAAACATCTAAAGCAGCGCCTCTTCAAATTGAGTGGTATTTGTTTTGGCTCCTACCACCTGGCCTTTCCCCTCCAGATGGATTCATCCCTGTGGCGCGACATTGAGTACTTTACGTTCCGCATCCACTCCATGGGACTGCTCAACTTCTATGCCCGCAGCAGCTTTGGGTCTGCCCTCCATGCCGGTTTGGTCGAGCGGCTGCCGGAGAATCGGGAGTACACCTCCGCTGGACTGCAACATCTGGCCATTGCCTTTATTCTACTGCTGGTCATGAGCTTCTTGGCCGGTATTGTGTTTGTCCTGGAAATGGTTTCCAGGGGCAGTGCCATCTTGCTTTTTTATTATCAGTAA
- the Ir56b gene encoding LOW QUALITY PROTEIN: uncharacterized protein Ir56b (The sequence of the model RefSeq protein was modified relative to this genomic sequence to represent the inferred CDS: substituted 1 base at 1 genomic stop codon) produces MLLDTDLASGVIRSPYSFDIPHAFIFNESEFLEPIYCGPYMEIVKHFAETYHYRLLLDPVESLPKKSVVEEDIVTGVYNISLHGVTMRPDKIGDFSEETRHSYPLEMMTNCVMVPLAPELPKWMYMVWPLGRYIWTCLFLGTFYVALLLRFVHWREPGNATRSFTRNVLHAMALLMFSPNMNMTVKLKHASLRVIIFYTLLFVLGFILTNYHLSHMTAFDMKPVFLRPIDTWSDLIHSKLRIVIHDSLLEELRWLPVVNTTSLDPQFDARSXQDYQALLASPSRAYAYVVTQDAWLFFNRQQRVLIQPYFHLSKVCFGGLFNALPMGSNASFADSLDRFILNVWQAGLWNYWEELAFRYAKQAGYAKVFLDTYPVEPLNLEFFNTAWVVLVLGIPISSLVYCLELYIHRRRARRPQYDRFECYG; encoded by the coding sequence ATGCTGCTCGACACGGACTTGGCGAGTGGTGTGATCCGCTCGCCATATAGTTTTGACATTCCACACGCCTTCATTTTCAACGAATCCGAGTTTTTGGAGCCCATCTATTGTGGTCCTTACATGGAGATAGTGAAGCACTTCGCCGAGACGTATCACTACCGGCTGCTCCTCGATCCCGTCGAGAGTCTGCCCAAAAAGTCAGTGGTGGAGGAGGACATTGTGACCGGGGTGTACAACATATCGCTGCACGGGGTTACGATGCGACCTGACAAGATCGGTGACTTCTCCGAGGAGACGCGGCACAGCTATCCGCTGGAGATGATGACCAATTGCGTGATGGTGCCCCTTGCTCCCGAGCTGCCCAAATGGATGTACATGGTGTGGCCACTGGGCAGATACATCTGGACGTGCCTCTTCCTCGGCACTTTCTACGTGGCCCTGCTGCTCAGGTTTGTGCACTGGCGGGAGCCCGGGAATGCCACCCGCTCCTTCACCCGGAACGTGCTCCATGCCATGGCCTTACTGATGTTCAGCCCCAACATGAACATGACCGTGAAGCTGAAGCATGCCTCGCTGCGCGTAATCATCTTCTATACGCTCCTCTTTGTCCTTGGATTCATTCTGACCAACTACCATCTCAGCCACATGACGGCCTTCGACATGAAGCCGGTGTTCTTGCGGCCCATCGACACCTGGTCGGATCTGATCCACTCAAAACTGCGGATTGTCATCCACGACTCGCTGCTGGAGGAGCTGCGCTGGCTGCCGGTGGTGAACACCACCTCGCTGGATCCCCAGTTCGACGCGCGCAGTTGACAGGACTACCAGGCCCTGTTGGCCAGTCCCTCGCGGGCCTACGCCTATGTGGTAACCCAGGATGCCTGGCTCTTCTTCAACCGGCAGCAGCGGGTGCTTATCCAGCCGTACTTCCACCTGTCCAAGGTGTGTTTTGGTGGCCTATTCAACGCCCTGCCCATGGGCTCCAATGCCAGCTTTGCGGATAGTCTGGACCGCTTCATCCTGAACGTCTGGCAGGCGGGACTGTGGAACTACTGGGAGGAGCTCGCCTTCCGGTACGCCAAGCAGGCTGGCTATGCGAAGGTATTCCTGGACACTTACCCCGTGGAGCCTCTGAACCTGGAGTTCTTCAACACGGCCTGGGTTGTCCTGGTCCTGGGGATACCAATTAGCTCACTGGTCTATTGCTTGGAGCTTTATATTCATCGTCGGCGGGCGAGACGCCCACAGTACGACCGATTTGAATGCTACGGGTAG
- the LOC108008461 gene encoding parkin coregulated gene protein homolog: MAMAQTARTATGRRPTHDYHTPAISLRQSRSKSANPGQLRPLSGIHGAAVSSRPRYVPPFSIQSQQKNTVVIDGPILESAPKTASARARVPNPKILRRQQKSMSTFNLGMGLNGSAAGGANDPGRGTLFRMYFDRGDLPIKMEYLCGGDKIGWTVDIEKLDYSLYLPLFFDGLAETKHPYKTYARQGVTDLLLAGGEKIHPVIPQLILPLKNALSTRNLEVMCTTLKIIQQLVMSSDLVGPALVPFYRQLLPMFNAFKVKNLNCGDEIDYAQKNNLNLGDLIDETLQVLELHGGEDAFINIKYMVPTYESCYLN, translated from the exons ATGGCCATGGCCCAAACGGCACGCACCGCCACGGGAAGGCGTCCGACGCACGACTATCACACTCCGGCCATCTCGCTGAGACAGTCCCGCTCCAAGTCCGCCAATCCGGGGCAACTGCGTCCGCTTAGTGGCATCCACGGAGCGGCCGTCTCCTCCCGCCCACGCTACGTGCCGCCCTTCTCCATCCAGTCGCAGCAGAAGAACACCGTTGTCATCGACGGACCCATCCTTGAGTCCGCCCCCAAGACAGCCAGTGCCAGGGCGCGGGTCCCCAACCCGAAAa TTCTGAGGCGGCAGCAGAAGTCCATGTCCACCTTTAACTTGGGTATGGGACTGAATGGTTCTGCAGCGGGAGGGGCTAATGATCCGGGGCGAGGAACCCTGTTTCGAATGTACTTCGACCGCGGCGACCTGCCCATTAAGATGGAGTACCTCTGCGGGGGCGATAAAATTGGATGGACG GTGGACATTGAAAAGCTGGACTACAGCCTCTATTTGCCGCTCTTTTTCGATGGACTGGCGGAGACCAAACACCCATATAAGACGTATGCCCGCCAGGGGGTCACGGATTTACTGCTGGCCGGGGGCGAGAAGATACACCCGGTGATACCGCAATTAATATTGCCGCTGAAGA ACGCATTGAGCACACGAAACCTGGAGGTAATGTGCACGACATTGAAGATAATCCAACAGCTGGTCATGTCCTCGGATTTGGTGGGACCCGCTCTGGTGCCCTTCTACAGACAGTTGCTGCCCATGTTTAATGCCTTTAAGGTGAAAAACT TAAACTGCGGCGATGAGATTGACTATGCCCAGAAAAACAATCTTAATCTGGGGGATCTCATCGATGAGACGTTGCAAGTGCTGGAATTGCACGGCGGAGAGGATGCTTTCATCAACATCAAGTACATGGTCCCGACCTACGAATCCTGctatttaaattaa
- the LOC108008462 gene encoding uncharacterized protein, producing the protein MLLQQSKSKIINLDQHFSECWNRSSLKNFDFFTFLSVISFSVAKMAAIPQGAFAACKIREQFNERELIVARLRSAAFDKGSVDNGNASTQREYSPNKYNDKLMNSIWGLYNRYSPHNVKKNEYAPTK; encoded by the exons ATGCTTTTGCAGCAGAGCAAATCGAAAATAATCAATCTCGATCAGCATTTCTCAGAGTGCTGGAACCGAAGCTCTCTTAAGAACTTCGACTTTTTCACCTTTCTAAGCGTTATTTCCTTCAGTG TAGCTAAGATGGCCGCCATTCCCCAAGGTGCATTCGCCGCCTGCAAGATCCGAGAGCAATTCAACGAACGGGAGCTGATTGTTGCCCGTCTGAGGTCCGCTGCTTTTGATAAGGGTTCCGTTGACAACGGCAACGCTTCAACCC aGCGCGAATACTCCCCAAACAAGTACAACGACAAGCTGATGAACTCCATCTGGGGATTGTACAATCGCTATTCCCCCCATAATGTGAAGAAGAATGAGTATGCCCCCACCAAGTGA
- the Ir56d gene encoding uncharacterized protein Ir56d has product MDSRAAELILRERDIFLSGSENILLLNNSFVLEMFFRITQLYHFKNFIFYISERLDLKNKDSQDFFHDFWTYFPMAPNLIITREHQVATPMMQFISTPSMVMIFTTGKEDPIMEVAAQSLRGIRWLKTIFILFPSIESREFDSSRESLVHFTAGIKNIYDWVWSKQFINTLLVTIKDSVFVLDPYPTPSVVNKTGAWRAEDFFQKHSKNMKGYVVRTPILYDMPRVFKSDRPTNRYEKNFVHGTSGNLFLGFLEFVNATLLDTSVNMTVGYLNMTDLLDLVAQGVYETLIHSFTEITTKYVVSYSYPIGINDCCIMVPFRNQSPADQYMQEALQNNVWILIILFTLYIALAIWLCSPLRPRDLSAAFLQSICTLTYSAPTFIIRTPTLRMRYLYIVLAIWGIVTSNLYISRMTSYFTTAPPPRQVNTVQDVVEANLRIKMLAVEHERMAKSPLQYPESYMRQVDLVDKHMLDHHRDPFNTSFGYTVSSDRWRFLNMQQLHLWKPIFRLTDICEGPFYHVFPMHRDSHLRSPMTEYIMIAQQAGLMNHWKREAFWEAVHLHRIQVHLFDEEPIALSLDFFVSVLRTWTLGLILAGLAFAAEMKWHEHVTLKRRPVIGLTRKPRSFLRRFMKL; this is encoded by the coding sequence ATGGATAGTCGTGCTGCGGAACTTATTCTCCGCGAACGGGACATATTCCTATCTGGTTCCGAAAACATCCTCTTGCTCAACAACTCCTTCGTTCTGGAAATGTTCTTTAGGATAACGCAGCTGTATCACTTTAAGAACTTTATCTTCTACATATCCGAGAGACTGGACCTTAAGAACAAGGACTCTCAGGACTTCTTTCACGACTTTTGGACCTACTTTCCCATGGCTCCCAACTTGATAATCACTCGGGAACACCAGGTGGCTACACCGATGATGCAGTTCATCAGCACTCCATCGATGGTGATGATCTTCACAACGGGCAAAGAGGATCCCATTATGGAGGTGGCTGCTCAGAGTCTGCGAGGGATTCGCTGGCTAAAGACTATATTCATTCTCTTTCCCAGCATCGAAAGTAGGGAGTTCGACTCGAGTCGGGAGTCATTGGTCCACTTTACGGCTGGCATCAAGAACATCTACGATTGGGTGTGGAGCAAGCAGTTCATCAACACCTTGTTGGTCACCATCAAGGATAGTGTCTTCGTGCTGGATCCCTATCCCACGCCATCGGTGGTTAACAAGACGGGTGCCTGGAGGGCTGAGGACTTCTTTCAGAAACATTCTAAGAACATGAAGGGCTATGTGGTGAGAACACCTATCTTATACGATATGCCGCGTGTCTTCAAATCGGATAGGCCCACCAACAGATATGAAAAGAACTTTGTCCACGGCACCAGTGGGAATTTATTCCTGGGATTTCTTGAGTTCGTCAATGCCACCCTCTTGGACACCAGTGTAAATATGACAGTTGGCTATTTGAATATGACGGACTTGCTGGACTTGGTCGCCCAAGGAGTGTACGAGACTCTGATACACTCCTTCACCGAAATTACGACCAAGTATGTGGTCAGCTATAGCTATCCCATTGGCATTAACGACTGCTGCATAATGGTACCCTTTCGGAACCAATCCCCCGCGGATCAGTATATGCAGGAGGCTCTCCAAAATAACGTTTGGATACTAATCATCCTATTTACTCTATATATAGCTTTGGCTATTTGGCTGTGTTCGCCCCTGAGACCTCGTGACCTCAGCGCCGCCTTCCTGCAGTCCATCTGCACTCTGACCTACAGTGCGCCCACCTTCATCATTCGAACGCCAACGCTGCGTATGCGCTATCTTTACATAGTGCTGGCCATCTGGGGCATAGTCACCTCGAACCTGTACATTTCCCGAATGACCAGCTACTTCACCACTGCCCCACCGCCGCGACAGGTGAACACGGTGCAGGATGTGGTCGAGGCCAACTTGCGGATCAAAATGCTGGCCGTCGAGCATGAAAGGATGGCCAAATCACCGCTTCAATATCCGGAAAGCTATATGCGCCAGGTGGATTTGGTGGACAAGCACATGTTGGACCACCATCGCGACCCATTCAATACCTCCTTTGGCTACACAGTGAGCAGCGACCGCTGGCGATTTCTGAACATGCAGCAACTGCATCTGTGGAAACCGATCTTCCGGTTGACCGACATCTGCGAGGGTCCCTTCTACCACGTTTTTCCCATGCACCGGGACTCCCACCTGCGCTCCCCCATGACCGAGTACATAATGATCGCCCAGCAGGCGGGCCTCATGAATCACTGGAAGCGCGAGGCCTTCTGGGAGGCAGTGCACCTCCATCGCATCCAGGTGCACCTCTTCGACGAGGAGCCCATTGCCCTGAGCCTCGACTTCTTCGTCAGCGTTCTACGCACCTGGACCTTGGGTCTGATCTTGGCCGGACTGGCTTTTGCGGCCGAGATGAAGTGGCACGAGCACGTGACCCTCAAGCGGCGACCTGTCATTGGACTGACCCGCAAGCCGAGGTCGTTTCTCCGGCGATTCATGAAGTTGTGA
- the LOC108008475 gene encoding thioredoxin-related transmembrane protein 2 homolog: MTWKKQLALLAKPYYWVNILLAISYLLAKKTQFICIRLFNLAGEDEACDLDSREVEILFFLLIVVMIRSRKTGSITMINYLASSFLYTKVANAILWAYADFRYGLGFLLLCVLVGMVLPEPSYRGPEHITYFRNAQVFEEELARDKRTTWLICFYTVWIPSCVNFAPVFAELSAEYNTDHLKFGKIDIGRFPEVAQKYRILDSSFSRQLPTVILFQQGKETERRPCFDSKGKLQKFFFSSDNVRATFGLNQLYKEAVERLPVAPKETKEIKKVQ; encoded by the coding sequence ATGACGTGGAAGAAGCAGCTGGCGCTGCTGGCCAAGCCCTACTACTGGGTGAACATCCTGCTGGCCATCTCGTACCTGCTGGCCAAGAAGACGCAGTTCATCTGCATTCGGCTCTTCAATCTCGCCGGAGAGGACGAGGCGTGCGATTTGGACAGTCGCGAAGTGGAGATCCTGTTCTTTCTGCTCATCGTGGTGATGATACGGTCGCGCAAAACGGGCAGCATCACCATGATCAACTACTTGGCCTCGTCCTTTCTATACACGAAAGTAGCTAATGCTATTTTGTGGGCCTATGCGGATTTCCGCTACGGCCTGGGCTTTCTGCTGCTCTGCGTCCTAGTGGGCATGGTGCTGCCCGAGCCCTCGTACCGCGGACCCGAGCACATCACCTACTTCCGGAACGCACAGGTCTTTGAGGAGGAGTTGGCCCGCGACAAGCGAACCACCTGGCTGATCTGTTTCTACACGGTGTGGATTCCCAGCTGCGTGAACTTTGCTCCCGTGTTTGCCGAGCTCTCTGCGGAGTACAACACGGACCACCTGAAGTTCGGCAAGATCGACATTGGACGCTTTCCGGAAGTGGCCCAGAAGTACCGCATCTTGGACAGCTCCTTCTCCCGGCAATTGCCCACTGTGATCCTGTTCCAGCAGGGTAAGGAGACGGAGCGCAGACCCTGCTTCGATTCCAAAGGCAAGCTGCAGAAGTTCTTCTTCTCTAGCGACAATGTGCGAGCCACCTTCGGCCTCAACCAGCTCTACAAGGAGGCTGTGGAGCGACTGCCCGTTGCGCCCAAGGAGACCAAAGAGATCAAGAAGGTCCAGTAG